AGAGGTTTGGACTCGTCTCTCTCACGCTAGGGCGAGACTGCAGAGGAGACCGCCGTCGCAGGCTTGTCCTGGCCGGTGGGCCCTTCTCCCGTTTTACATTTCCAtggcggcaggcggcagcaTCTCTCACTATTGCGGCCCCACTGGCGGCGCTGTTTGACTAGTGTGGGCCGGCCGATTCCATCGGCGGTCGCCCGCTGGTCGGAcgggcccaccacccaatgctTCCCGATCGGATGTGTCTGTCAGTCAACTGTGCCCCAGTAGTTCCGAGGCCCAACACCTGCCCAAACTTTAGGCGCGTTTTCCTGCGGCCTAGCTAGGCCCAACAAAGCTAGATCgacggaggaggccgccgccaccccccaccccaccccaaatcgcctgccgccgccgcccgctcagCTCCTGCTCCACGcctgcggcctcctcctccaatCCTCCGAACGGGCGCTCCACGGCCGACTCAGCGCCTCGACCTCCGATCCAGCGGCCGGTACTCCCTCTCCCTCGCTCCCTCCgaccctcccctccccccttgaGCTGTGCTGCTTCCAACTTCTGATTCGATTCCGTGTTGCGATCCCCAAAAGAAGGCAGAGAGAGGTGGGAGCAGCGAGCGCATTTGCAAACAATTCGACTGGCCCAATGGAGCAAGAAGACGAATCAGAAGGTGCTGCAGCGGAGCAACCGGCGGACGAAGCAGAGGAGCAGCTCGCCGACGATCTCCTCCTGCACTTCGAGCGAGTCCTCCACTCCGACCCCCTCATGTATGCACATTTCCCAGGCAGGCACTCTCGTTCCTGCTGCTACCCATGCCTCCTCCTTCGTCCACTTCACTATTTGGGGGAATCGTATTCGCAGTGACGAGGTGGGGTTCTTGCATCCGACGCAGTTCGGCTCGCTAGGCTGCGGCCAAGATGGCGATTCTGCATCCCAGGCTCCGGAGTTCCAGCACAGGTACTTCTGGTGCAGAGACCACAAGCTTGCCATCTGCTCTGAGATCCTGCCCAAGCTCTACCGCGCCGCCCGCGATGCGTACTACAACACGAGAAATGCTCCATCACAAGCAGTTCATCTGATgagcctcaccaaggtgctacTCATACTTTGCCCTGACATGCTTACCGCATGGAACTCCAGGTTTGCATTTTTCACGTTTCATTGAATTGGCTACAAGAAGCCAAGAAGATGGAGTGTGTTCGTCTCTATTCTTTCCTGCAGGAAGATGGTTCTGTCGGAGAAATATGATCTCACAAAGCTCAAGGATGAGCTGCAATTGTGTGCGCTGATCCTTTCCTACTCGCCAAAGAACGAGAGCACATGGAGCCACAGGTACACCTTTTTGCGCTTGTAAAAAGAATTAAACCAGCATTGCCTGTGTAACTCTTTCAGATAAAGGGTTATGTCCCCTACCTATCTATTTGGAGCTGGATTTCATTTGGAACCAAATTATTATGCTGATTGGGATAGCAATAAAATCATGTAGAGTTTAAAGTTTCTATCTGCCGCAGGAGATGGGTGTTAAAACAAGTTGCAGAGCAAAACCAAGATATGGCACAGCTTGTAGAGAAGGAATCTGTACTAGTGAAAGAGATAGCAGAGGTTATAACATACAGATACTTACTTATTCGTACTGCTAACAGTGTCAACTTGTCTGAGCTCATGCTCATCATATTGTAATAGTCCATGCTGTTTCTTATGTAACTGATAAAAAACTTCTTGTACACAAGTAGCTGCAGACAGTATCCAGAAAGATAATTTTTTACGGCTTTTGCAGAGGTCAAAGATGAACTACCGTGCATGGAGGCATCGATGCTGGCTTATTCCTTACATGACAAGAAAACAGGTGCAGATAAATCATTTCAGACTACTTGTCTCTCATTCTTAATCTTGTAACCGAACTTCCTAGCACTACCATGAAGAGCAAAGCTTTAATCTTGTTACAATGTTGCTGAAACCTTCAGAATGTCTCCTTGTCAGTTGCATTTAATTTCTGTCTCTGAAGGTGCTGGATGAACTGAAGAAGTCAACAAGATGGAGTGAACTACATGTTGCTGACAACTGCTGCTTTCACTACCGCAGGGTTAGTAAGTACTACACAATACTTTAATGCAAATTTATTTATTACCTGATGGTTTTCATATTGACCTGTAGCATCTTTAGAGAGCCTGCACAATATGTTTGCAAATGAATCTGCAAATCTTTTCAATGCGCACCATGCTTTAGACTTTAGGTGAATTTGAACTTCTAGTTGATGGTTCAGCACACGTATCCTGTTTGCTGACCAATCTGATTGAT
This sequence is a window from Setaria italica strain Yugu1 chromosome III, Setaria_italica_v2.0, whole genome shotgun sequence. Protein-coding genes within it:
- the LOC101761733 gene encoding protein prenyltransferase alpha subunit repeat-containing protein 1-B, with the protein product MEQEDESEGAAAEQPADEAEEQLADDLLLHFERVLHSDPLIDEVGFLHPTQFGSLGCGQDGDSASQAPEFQHRYFWCRDHKLAICSEILPKLYRAARDAYYNTRNAPSQAVHLMSLTKVLLILCPDMLTAWNSRKMVLSEKYDLTKLKDELQLCALILSYSPKNESTWSHRRWVLKQVAEQNQDMAQLVEKESVLVKEIAERSKMNYRAWRHRCWLIPYMTRKQVLDELKKSTRWSELHVADNCCFHYRRSLLLALLDSCLGNGEDSVSWESETCMLWKDELRWNEMLIRRYQGRESLWNHRRFLSQWWIRQLFSVEETCPSTTSQVDLFITQEIGLLSECLNDPADEFGESCVQAELSALYILWISKQVPAVKGKLEERLHSVSIVGLKDVLVRACRPEKRWLWMNLLGLPDRSQ